A part of Apostichopus japonicus isolate 1M-3 chromosome 10, ASM3797524v1, whole genome shotgun sequence genomic DNA contains:
- the LOC139974710 gene encoding golgin-45-like codes for MEPKKDLSWEIPDRAQYIDRGVFTTSQPRPAIDGLESDISSADTSVGGTPHFFDTKNRNSTELAYKERQQQKDSSFLRTLDDSLYHDSSFASLYSRESTYVSTDSLLNELQQLRKELETSKTSSEAFSKVAGDLKEKEENAKVELERQSQVNKELKKLLVASMGADLQVQMEKLLSDKAQLSQDLENTISILAKERETLERVNIQCDVWRSKFLGSRLQVDEVVSSRTRLNMLLQESMYALQRLLEERSEMRQHMIEANRTLQYLSNALQRSQSLASDSIKPPTNVLTLALCNQQLSSTISHHLLGDVVVKQNKKKHEGPFEFIDWTTAEMLAKDIVLNKQPELKKAQVQEAPIQPTTASTKPQQMVHRYHPQTRYENITLNCCKYCRGDLIVV; via the exons ATGGAACCAAAGAAAGATCTCTCATGGGAGATACCTGATCGGGCCCAATACATTGATAGAG GAGTATTCACAACCTCTCAACCCCGTCCAGCAATTGATGGATTAGAGAGTGACATCTCATCGGCTGATACTTCTGTCGGTGGAACACCTCACTTTTTCGacacaaaaaacagaaattcaACAGAACTTGCCTATAAGGAGAGACAACAACAGAAAGATTCTTCCTTTTTGAGAACTTTGGACGACTCATTGTATCACGACAGTAGTTTTGCATCTTTATACAGTAGAGAGTCGACCTATGTATCGACTGACAGCTTATTAAATGAATTACaacaattaagaaaagaactaGAGACTTCAAAAACATCTTCGGAAGCATTTTCAAAAGTGGCAGGTGacttaaaagaaaaagaggaaaatgcAAAAGTTGAATTGGAAAGACAGAGCCAG GTCAACAAGGAGTTGAAGAAGCTGCTGGTGGCATCAATGGGTGCAGACCTACAGGTACAGATGGAGAAACTCCTGAGTGATAAAGCACAGCTCAGCCAAGATCTTGAGAACACCATCTCAATACTGGCCAAAGAGAGGGAGACACTGGAGAGAGTAAACATTCAGTGTGATGTTTGGCGAAGCAAATTCCTTGGTAGCAG GTTGCAAGTTGATGAGGTTGTGTCCTCAAGGACGAGACTGAATATGCTACTGCAAGAGTCAATGTACGCTTTACAAAGACTCCTGGAGGAGAGATCCGAGATGAGGCAACATATGATAGAAGCAAACAG aaCTTTACAGTATTTATCTAATGCACTACAAAGGAGTCAGAGCTTAGCTTCCGACAGCATAAAACCTCCAACCAATGTGTTAACCCTGGCACTCTGTAACCAGCAATTATCCTCTACCATCTCTCACCATCTACTGGGAGACGTCGTGGTCAAacagaacaaaaagaaacacGAAGGTCCATTCGAGTTCATAGACTGGACAACGGCGGAAATGCTAGCAAAAGAC ATCGTCCTTAACAAGCAACCGGAATTGAAGAAAGCACAAGTTCAAGAAGCTCCAATACAGCCAACAACGGCTAGCACAAAGCCACAACAGATGGTCCATAGGTACCACCCGCAAACAAGATACGAAAATATTACTCTGAACTGTTGTAAATATTGTCGGGGGGATCTGATAGTAGTATAA